The Actinomyces sp. oral taxon 414 genome has a segment encoding these proteins:
- a CDS encoding response regulator transcription factor produces MSRPLRIALVDDQDLVRTGFRMILDAQRDMCVVGQASDGVGALSMVRTTRPDVVLMDIRMPALDGIAATRAVLEADPGIKVIVLTTFDLDDYLVAAMRAGASGFLLKDTTAPELIAGIRAVARGDSVVAPSATRRLLERWFAPPASADSPGAGAARPIDSPGLGARPADPPEHSARAADSPEHSVRAGRAGLLAVLSDREKEILTLVGRAMNNREIAGDLFLAESTIKSHINRMLRKLSLRDRAQLIVLAYESGLVRAGEGPEPVGTDHPDRPSQ; encoded by the coding sequence GTGAGCCGGCCACTGCGCATCGCGCTGGTGGACGACCAGGACCTGGTCCGCACCGGCTTCCGCATGATCCTCGACGCCCAGAGGGACATGTGCGTCGTCGGGCAGGCCTCCGACGGCGTCGGCGCCCTGTCCATGGTCAGGACGACCCGGCCCGACGTCGTGCTCATGGACATTCGAATGCCCGCCCTGGACGGCATCGCCGCCACCCGGGCCGTCCTGGAGGCCGATCCCGGGATCAAGGTGATCGTGCTGACCACCTTCGACCTGGACGACTACCTCGTGGCCGCCATGCGGGCCGGGGCCTCGGGCTTCCTGCTCAAGGACACCACGGCCCCCGAGCTGATCGCCGGGATCCGGGCCGTGGCGCGGGGCGACTCGGTCGTGGCCCCCTCGGCCACCCGCCGACTGCTGGAGCGCTGGTTCGCGCCGCCCGCCTCCGCCGATTCCCCGGGGGCCGGCGCGGCGCGCCCCATCGACTCCCCGGGACTCGGCGCGCGCCCCGCCGACCCCCCAGAGCACAGCGCGCGGGCCGCCGACTCCCCAGAGCACAGCGTGCGGGCCGGACGAGCAGGCCTCCTCGCGGTCCTGTCCGACCGGGAGAAGGAGATCCTCACCCTGGTGGGACGGGCCATGAACAACAGAGAGATAGCCGGCGACCTCTTCCTGGCCGAGTCGACGATCAAGTCCCACATCAACCGCATGCTGCGCAAGCTGAGCTTGCGGGACCGCGCCCAGCTCATTGTGCTGGCGTACGAGAGCGGGCTCGTGC
- a CDS encoding FtsX-like permease family protein: MPSLLDVRRTIAALIAVALSAALIAFAFIVSDSYTTRMRADARLSLGGADAVVVPARPSEGGGPLDDAVIAQLSDLDGVASVRGEHWDIIYSDLPRQLANAVGAIVVRDVPALSERTTLTAGRLPQGAGEVAIDTSLAEKWELGVGDVIRLKNNESGDIRTGPTVVGIVSPGPDAGLDDNLSVVYATVDQLAAMGASTAYYRLYVDAKPGVSTGDLVSEVERVVHAVQPAASVVDADAAVAQRAAASQSGGTMITMVMNLLAPVCAVVAAIVIATTFAALVARQTRTTGLLRCIGATRRQVMGAVLRTAALTGVIGSVLGAGLGAGAAALLVRSGVIEDLDADQLTITPLSLVVTIAVGTLVTLIAVLLPARRASRVSPLVAITGQTTGAKQAGRARRWAAIAGAVIALAGTVVTVMGATGQEPYLVAGGGVVVALGILLTLSLLVSGAVGLIGRLGDAERRPILHLAARNLERNPGRSAANAATLFVCALVGSTLFVGLFSITSSYQSIVNRNSSAIDITVLGVTPQTDAAALTSTIRAVNGVQDTVLVPSLDLTQTVDGKTRPIDVLSIDTAAIAPVVHSTEEFEGLDNNTLIVGALHDIPDGAPVTLTGPAGSTTLTARVRSNFAAAVITPAAAERLTGGAPTDAMMWVRTTGNGSSQGVEDAVRQAVRGQELMVVGSAQGRDAFVNLLHRTVLTVCLVMAAALVISLSGLANTTDISVLERTREIGVLRATGTTRPQIRRLITTEAALLALVGGVLGIIVGTALGKVGLAALGNNFGIEVALPWLPLAGLLAVTLLIGVAASLRPAGRAAAVTPITALAAD; encoded by the coding sequence ATGCCCTCCCTGCTGGATGTGCGCCGCACCATCGCGGCCCTCATCGCGGTGGCCCTGAGCGCGGCCCTGATCGCCTTCGCCTTCATCGTCTCCGACTCCTACACCACCAGGATGCGGGCCGATGCCCGCCTGTCCCTGGGCGGGGCCGACGCCGTCGTCGTGCCCGCCCGCCCCTCCGAGGGCGGCGGACCCCTGGACGACGCCGTCATCGCACAGCTGTCCGACCTGGACGGCGTGGCCTCCGTGCGCGGGGAACACTGGGACATCATCTATTCCGACTTGCCCAGACAACTGGCCAATGCCGTGGGTGCGATCGTGGTTCGGGACGTGCCCGCGCTCAGTGAGCGCACGACTCTGACGGCCGGGCGCCTGCCGCAGGGGGCCGGGGAGGTGGCCATCGACACCAGCCTGGCCGAGAAGTGGGAGCTCGGCGTGGGGGACGTCATCCGCCTGAAGAACAATGAGAGTGGCGATATCCGCACCGGCCCGACCGTGGTGGGTATTGTCTCCCCGGGCCCCGACGCGGGCCTCGACGACAACCTGAGCGTCGTTTACGCCACGGTCGATCAGCTGGCCGCCATGGGGGCGAGCACCGCCTACTACCGCCTGTACGTGGACGCCAAGCCGGGGGTGAGCACCGGTGACCTCGTGAGCGAGGTTGAGCGGGTGGTGCACGCCGTTCAGCCCGCCGCCTCCGTGGTGGACGCCGATGCCGCCGTGGCCCAGCGGGCCGCCGCCTCCCAGTCGGGCGGCACCATGATCACCATGGTCATGAACCTGCTGGCCCCGGTGTGCGCAGTGGTGGCCGCCATCGTCATCGCCACCACCTTCGCCGCCCTGGTGGCCCGCCAGACCCGCACCACCGGCCTGCTGCGCTGCATCGGCGCCACCCGCCGCCAGGTCATGGGCGCCGTGCTGCGCACCGCCGCCCTCACCGGGGTGATCGGCTCCGTCCTCGGCGCCGGACTCGGGGCCGGGGCCGCCGCGCTCCTTGTGCGCTCCGGCGTCATCGAGGACCTGGACGCCGACCAGCTCACCATCACCCCCCTGTCCCTGGTCGTCACCATCGCCGTGGGCACCCTGGTCACCCTCATCGCCGTCCTGCTCCCGGCCCGCCGCGCCTCCCGCGTCTCACCCCTGGTGGCCATCACCGGACAGACCACCGGCGCCAAACAGGCCGGCAGGGCCCGGCGATGGGCCGCCATCGCCGGAGCAGTCATCGCCCTGGCCGGCACCGTTGTCACCGTTATGGGCGCCACCGGCCAAGAGCCCTATCTGGTGGCAGGAGGGGGTGTCGTCGTCGCCCTCGGGATCCTTCTGACCCTGTCTCTGCTGGTGAGCGGCGCCGTCGGCCTGATCGGACGCCTCGGGGACGCCGAGCGCCGTCCGATCCTCCACCTGGCCGCCCGCAACCTGGAGCGCAACCCCGGCCGCTCCGCGGCCAACGCCGCCACCCTGTTCGTATGCGCCCTGGTCGGCTCGACCCTGTTCGTGGGCCTGTTCTCCATCACCTCCTCCTACCAGAGCATTGTGAACCGGAACTCGTCAGCCATAGATATCACGGTCCTCGGGGTGACGCCGCAGACCGACGCCGCCGCCCTGACCTCCACCATCAGGGCCGTCAACGGCGTGCAGGACACCGTCCTCGTCCCCAGCCTCGACCTGACCCAGACCGTGGACGGCAAGACCAGGCCGATCGACGTCCTGTCCATCGACACCGCCGCCATCGCCCCCGTCGTGCACTCCACCGAAGAATTCGAGGGTCTGGACAACAACACCCTCATCGTCGGCGCGCTCCATGACATCCCCGACGGCGCTCCCGTCACCCTCACCGGACCGGCCGGCAGCACCACCCTGACCGCCCGGGTGAGGAGTAACTTTGCGGCCGCCGTCATCACTCCCGCCGCCGCCGAGCGCCTGACCGGCGGCGCCCCCACCGACGCCATGATGTGGGTGCGTACCACCGGGAACGGCTCCTCCCAGGGCGTCGAGGACGCCGTGCGCCAGGCCGTCCGCGGCCAGGAGCTCATGGTCGTGGGAAGTGCTCAGGGGCGCGACGCATTCGTGAATCTGCTTCACCGCACCGTGCTCACTGTCTGCCTGGTCATGGCCGCCGCCCTGGTCATCTCCCTGAGCGGCTTGGCCAACACCACCGACATCTCCGTCCTGGAGCGCACCCGTGAGATCGGAGTCCTGCGCGCCACCGGCACCACCCGCCCCCAGATCCGCCGCCTCATCACCACCGAGGCCGCCCTCCTGGCCCTTGTCGGCGGGGTTCTGGGCATCATTGTCGGAACCGCACTGGGCAAAGTGGGACTTGCTGCTCTGGGCAACAACTTCGGCATTGAAGTCGCCCTCCCCTGGCTCCCCCTGGCCGGGCTCCTGGCCGTCACCCTCCTGATCGGCGTCGCCGCCTCACTGCGACCCGCCGGCCGGGCCGCCGCCGTCACACCCATCACCGCCCTGGCCGCCGACTGA
- a CDS encoding Fic family protein, with translation MSENGWPRPGRETLPWTSRMAEFLTPRQRVLLPSTYEAAVVPEIADAALTLSTRLAAAEADAVAAVSRFDSDAASALLPFTPLLLRSESSASSRIEQLTVSARRLMEAELFGAGRGNAALVVANTRAMTAAASIRPPLSLDSLLSMHRALLESSAPDDAGALRREPVWIGGSELSPAGALFVPPRHERVPEALEDLFAFTRRTDLPPLTRTAIAHAHFETIHPFVDGNGRTGRALIHVLLSWAGLTPHAPLPLSAVLLADVDSYFRSLDAYRRGEPLVIVELFIGAAARAAALGRSAGRRIGRTVEAMLERSPGRAGTPDRAIIELLARRPVLDAGSAATAVGVSEAAARRSLERLEAAGLLRGYLIGPHRRAWRSPEILDLMDDVASALGRRARPGTRREMP, from the coding sequence ATGAGCGAGAACGGGTGGCCGAGGCCGGGCCGCGAGACGCTGCCCTGGACCTCGCGCATGGCCGAGTTCCTCACGCCCCGCCAGCGCGTCCTCCTCCCCTCCACCTACGAGGCCGCCGTCGTCCCCGAGATCGCCGACGCCGCCCTGACCCTCTCCACGCGCCTCGCCGCCGCCGAGGCCGACGCCGTCGCCGCGGTCTCGCGCTTCGACTCCGACGCCGCCAGCGCGCTCCTGCCGTTCACACCCCTGCTCCTGCGCAGCGAGTCCAGCGCCTCCTCGAGGATCGAACAACTCACCGTCTCCGCCCGCAGACTCATGGAGGCCGAGCTCTTCGGGGCGGGCCGCGGCAACGCCGCGCTCGTCGTCGCCAATACCCGGGCCATGACGGCCGCCGCCTCGATCCGCCCGCCGCTGAGCCTCGACTCCCTGCTGTCCATGCACCGCGCCCTCCTGGAGTCCAGCGCCCCCGACGACGCCGGGGCGCTGCGCCGCGAGCCCGTGTGGATCGGCGGATCCGAGCTCTCCCCCGCGGGCGCGCTCTTCGTCCCTCCCCGGCACGAACGGGTGCCCGAAGCGCTGGAGGACCTCTTCGCCTTCACCCGCCGCACGGATCTGCCGCCCCTGACCAGGACCGCCATCGCCCACGCCCACTTCGAGACGATCCACCCCTTCGTCGACGGCAACGGCCGCACGGGGCGCGCCCTCATCCACGTCCTGCTCTCCTGGGCGGGGCTGACCCCGCACGCCCCGCTGCCCCTGTCCGCCGTGCTGCTCGCCGACGTCGACTCCTACTTCCGCTCCCTGGACGCCTACCGCCGCGGCGAGCCGCTCGTCATCGTCGAGCTCTTCATCGGGGCCGCGGCGCGGGCCGCAGCGCTCGGGCGCAGCGCGGGGCGACGGATCGGCCGGACCGTGGAGGCCATGCTCGAACGCTCCCCCGGGCGCGCGGGCACGCCGGACCGCGCCATTATTGAGCTGCTCGCCCGCCGACCGGTCCTCGACGCGGGTTCCGCGGCGACCGCCGTCGGGGTCTCCGAGGCCGCGGCGCGCCGCTCCCTGGAGCGGCTCGAAGCCGCCGGCCTGCTTCGCGGGTACCTCATCGGCCCGCACCGGAGGGCGTGGCGCAGTCCCGAGATCCTCGATCTCATGGACGACGTCGCCTCCGCTCTGGGACGCCGGGCGCGACCCGGAACGCGCCGAGAAATGCCATAG
- a CDS encoding sensor histidine kinase, translating into MVRRRRPTGLRYLQILGVVALALVSIGGTWAGTRSWGLTAGAALALIALRWCGRHADAVLGVHGLLCAVQIIVTDSVLPADLPMTVSLYAVGRRGRRELTPLWTAAVVIGAALGSWDWSRDKLGFPTYYRQSLLMSFAIPICVSAISWGLGRSERQHQELAASRVVEAEALAAEARARQAESAARLAEEEQRHAARDAALRTEIAREVHDVVGHALALIAVQAEAGHYLASSSDDIDVSPPQRLEQAAQALGTIRRTARSALADTRGLTRTLTSSSSSPESGGPLRPVPGLSDLPRLVNDVRAAGLPVELRIDDPPPGRPALGTQAGLALYRTAQESLTNVLKHAGPASVDITVEHRDDDVVLTVTDRPDDGPGADPDPAADAPSPGVAGAAGVSRADAAEGTVRSVADGDPAGVSRADAAEGPPRGGCPGDPGERNGHEERGERGGQGLANLRRRLEAVGGDLKAGPRPGGGFAVRARIPATTAAERDVAAPSTAQPASSPAERNAVAPPAAQPASSPAVPEERDAAAAHLRDEAP; encoded by the coding sequence ATGGTCAGGCGGCGCAGACCCACCGGACTCCGGTACCTGCAGATACTCGGGGTCGTCGCGCTGGCGCTCGTGTCGATCGGCGGCACCTGGGCGGGTACCCGCTCCTGGGGGCTCACGGCCGGGGCGGCGCTGGCCCTGATCGCCCTGCGGTGGTGCGGGCGCCACGCCGACGCCGTCCTCGGCGTCCACGGCCTCCTGTGCGCGGTCCAGATCATTGTCACGGACTCCGTCCTGCCCGCAGATCTGCCAATGACCGTGTCCCTCTACGCGGTGGGACGACGGGGCAGGCGGGAGCTCACGCCCCTGTGGACCGCGGCAGTGGTCATCGGGGCCGCGCTGGGCTCCTGGGACTGGAGCCGGGACAAGCTGGGCTTCCCCACCTACTACCGCCAGAGTCTGCTCATGAGCTTCGCCATACCCATATGCGTATCCGCCATCTCCTGGGGCCTGGGCAGGTCGGAGAGGCAGCACCAGGAACTGGCCGCCAGCCGCGTGGTCGAGGCCGAGGCCCTGGCCGCGGAGGCCCGCGCCCGCCAGGCGGAGTCGGCGGCCCGCCTGGCGGAGGAGGAGCAGCGGCACGCGGCGCGCGACGCGGCCCTGCGCACCGAGATCGCCCGGGAGGTCCACGACGTCGTGGGGCACGCCCTGGCCCTCATCGCGGTCCAGGCCGAGGCGGGCCACTACCTGGCGTCGAGCTCCGACGACATCGACGTTTCGCCGCCCCAGCGCCTGGAGCAGGCGGCGCAGGCGCTGGGGACGATACGGAGGACCGCCCGCTCGGCCCTGGCCGACACCCGCGGTCTGACCCGCACCCTGACCTCCTCGTCCTCCTCCCCGGAGTCGGGCGGGCCGCTGCGCCCGGTTCCGGGACTCTCCGACCTGCCGCGACTCGTCAACGACGTCCGCGCCGCCGGGCTGCCGGTCGAATTGAGGATCGACGACCCGCCGCCGGGCCGCCCCGCCCTCGGGACACAGGCCGGGCTCGCCCTCTACCGCACGGCCCAGGAGTCGCTGACCAATGTGCTCAAGCACGCGGGGCCGGCCTCCGTCGATATAACGGTGGAGCACCGCGACGACGACGTCGTCCTGACCGTCACGGACCGTCCCGACGACGGCCCCGGCGCTGACCCCGACCCCGCCGCCGACGCGCCGTCTCCCGGGGTGGCCGGGGCGGCCGGAGTCTCCCGCGCCGATGCGGCGGAGGGCACCGTCCGATCCGTCGCGGACGGCGACCCGGCCGGAGTCTCCCGCGCCGATGCCGCGGAGGGCCCGCCGCGCGGCGGGTGCCCGGGCGACCCCGGCGAACGGAACGGCCACGAGGAGCGGGGCGAGCGCGGCGGGCAGGGCCTGGCGAATCTGCGCCGTCGTCTCGAAGCGGTCGGCGGGGACCTGAAGGCCGGGCCGCGACCCGGCGGCGGATTCGCCGTGCGCGCCCGCATCCCCGCGACCACGGCCGCGGAGCGGGACGTCGCGGCGCCGTCCACTGCGCAGCCCGCCTCTTCCCCCGCGGAACGGAATGCCGTGGCGCCACCCGCCGCGCAGCCCGCCTCTTCCCCCGCGGTCCCCGAGGAGCGGGACGCCGCAGCCGCGCATTTGAGGGATGAGGCGCCGTGA
- a CDS encoding ABC transporter ATP-binding protein — MSGVPDTAAEWSQTTRGADVVVEARDVVRVYGSGEARVVALGGVSLSVGRGQFVAIMGPSGSGKSTLLHCLAGLDSPTSGSVLIAGQDLAGMGDKQLTAVRRDRLGFVFQAFNLLPTLSAKENILLPLRLAHRKPDEQWYEAVINALGIADRLDHRPNQLSGGQQQRVAVARALAGRPEVVFADEPTGALDTASAASLLQALAGMCHNLGQTVVMVTHDENAAATTDRIIRLRDGHITTDNPTHHGAPAHHATPAGTRPAPEPPAVPGSGPAPAARHGAHRSAPTAAPVPPTAPAAPTGDFQATIPVPTRRPTTRGGRPTQPPAGPDGGASARLVPAPPTRTGAPVRRPTRTPSTTHTTAPGRPVAASYFPASLTRPAGTTGPLQTRGVR, encoded by the coding sequence ATGAGCGGTGTTCCGGATACTGCCGCCGAGTGGTCCCAGACCACTCGTGGCGCTGATGTTGTTGTGGAGGCGCGTGATGTGGTGCGGGTGTATGGGTCTGGTGAGGCGCGGGTGGTGGCTCTGGGCGGGGTGAGTCTGAGTGTGGGGCGCGGCCAGTTCGTGGCCATTATGGGCCCGTCGGGGTCGGGCAAGTCCACTCTGCTGCACTGCCTGGCCGGATTGGACTCGCCCACCTCGGGGTCGGTGCTCATCGCGGGGCAGGACCTGGCGGGCATGGGCGACAAGCAGTTGACCGCCGTGCGGCGCGACAGGCTCGGCTTCGTGTTCCAGGCCTTCAACCTCCTGCCCACCCTGAGTGCGAAGGAGAACATTCTGCTGCCTCTGCGCCTGGCCCACCGCAAGCCCGACGAGCAGTGGTATGAGGCGGTCATTAACGCCCTGGGTATCGCCGACCGCCTCGACCACCGGCCCAACCAGCTGTCGGGCGGTCAGCAGCAGAGGGTGGCCGTGGCCCGGGCCCTGGCCGGGCGCCCCGAGGTGGTCTTCGCCGACGAGCCCACCGGGGCCCTGGACACCGCCTCGGCCGCCTCACTGCTTCAGGCTCTGGCGGGCATGTGCCACAACCTGGGTCAGACCGTGGTCATGGTCACCCACGACGAGAACGCCGCCGCCACCACCGACCGCATTATCCGCCTGCGCGACGGACACATCACCACCGACAACCCCACCCACCACGGCGCACCCGCCCACCACGCAACCCCAGCCGGCACCCGCCCTGCTCCGGAGCCCCCGGCCGTGCCCGGCAGTGGTCCCGCCCCGGCCGCGCGCCACGGTGCCCACCGCAGCGCCCCGACTGCCGCGCCCGTGCCTCCGACCGCGCCCGCCGCCCCGACCGGGGACTTCCAGGCCACTATCCCCGTGCCCACACGCAGACCCACCACCCGAGGAGGCCGCCCCACCCAGCCGCCGGCCGGCCCGGACGGAGGTGCGAGTGCGCGATTGGTTCCTGCCCCGCCGACCCGCACTGGCGCGCCGGTGCGCAGGCCCACCCGCACCCCCAGTACCACCCACACCACAGCGCCGGGTCGCCCAGTCGCCGCCTCCTACTTCCCGGCCTCCTTGACCCGCCCGGCCGGGACGACTGGTCCCCTTCAGACCAGGGGGGTGCGCTGA